A genomic window from Lepisosteus oculatus isolate fLepOcu1 chromosome 27, fLepOcu1.hap2, whole genome shotgun sequence includes:
- the LOC107075450 gene encoding ankyrin repeat domain-containing protein 35 isoform X2: MKRLFSCSAAPSATERWGKDDQKLLKAVDQGDVGKISAVLSRRSVRPTKLDEQGRSSFHLAASRGIVECLDLMLGQGVDTQARDTEGCSALHLAARYGQPESVKTLLQHNVPVDLTDNRGRTALHHAAISGCVSSVSLLCEHGVPLEASDQEGSTALMLAAAHRRRAVCEELARRGARLNAADGRGRTPLMLAAGAGCLDTVAGLLKLGADPTPLDQLGRDAVHYAREAEKHEISGLLSAPHQVPAGPEEVTLYNAENTRGIPSVAVEPMPGEVAEEEATDRHLRPRQEESREAAQLRRELSLRGRRCETLAREVDALRGRLRQQAGALQAVLEQEGEGGGEGEAEELLERLAALLRERRGSKGSPRRPEDVRREVEVKRRKKRESVEEERLEAAQRLEEALEGKSSAERRLAEIEGHLENMRAVLGQYETRKRMQSTVIADLEGQISESAVEKEALESRLQELERTLQEERQRAQGSVPGGQLERGRQVLGGTIAELRALLREVRQSYREAVGERVSRRRLSEALQGELDRLKGKLGSDYVSLEDHQRCKASWETTVQELERLTLKLTAQNQRLRGELGRRSPKTDGPEPAHPRRRQDRSSRPVSVGDFGNAQAVPGQMRPWKSEKGLWEGPNGTGPGNGEKFILHGLAVYPQFSPRASDLRASLGPPTGAPFPAPGGESGLWRKRMGRIFQPLSPESPGGAPESTPAPAGSQDYCRDEGQRRSPTGGAEGELAEEQRRRAVSQLEEDLAGEKEVSGKLRARLERQDAEIRALGDCFPPDPQEAQEEGGGDGSGTGFQSRAVEALFVKVRGLVQRHQEAQAVLRAQAAQLAELAEARRRPPAPEQAGGGETISRAEHQRAVAGLERELGGLRAEVEGLTGDLGRRKAEVGRLQAEVRGLEARGRSQLAEAEGQAAARQGELRRLSAQCEAARREAAEERRRGAELGGRVAALEARLGEREREARGLMENVLLLRSREEKLSRACQDKTHTISVLQSELETLSTQTASLREETRLLREQIQDVRKQHRDIVSVYRTHLLSAAQGMMDEEVYSMLLCIHGMQREAVC; the protein is encoded by the exons ATGAAGAGGCTGTTCTCGTGCTCGGCGGCGCCTTCGGCT ACAGAGCGGTGGGGCAAGGATGACCAGAAGCTTCTCAAGGCCGTGGACCAGGGTGATGTGGGGAAGATCTCGGCCGTCCTGTCCCGCCGGTCCGTACGCCCCACCAAGCTGGACGAGCAGGGTCGATCCTC GTTCCACCTGGCGGCATCCCGGGGGATTGTGGAGTGTCTGGACCTGATGCTGGGACAAGGAGTGGACACCCAGGCCAGAGACACAGAGG GATGCAGTGCTCTACACTTGGCAGCGAGGTACGGCCAGCCTGAAAGCGTGAAAACTCTGCTACAG CACAATGTGCCTGTGGACCTCACTGACAACAGGGGGCGCACTGCCCTGCACCATGCTG CAATTTCGGGGTGTGTCTCCTCGGTCAGTCTGCTTTGTGAACATGGAGTCCCCCTTGAGGCCAGCGACCAG GAGGGGAGCACCGCGCTGATGCTGGCGGCCGCGCACAGGCGGCGGGCAGTGTGCGAGGAGCTGGCACGCAGAGGGGCGCGCTTGAATGCTGCCGACGGGCGGGGCAG GACCCCACTGATGCTGGCAGCAGGTGCAGGGTGTTTGGACACAGTGGCCGGGCTGCTGAAGTTGGGTGCCGACCCCACACCCCTAGACCAGCTGGGTAGAGATGCTGTCCACTATGCCAGGGAGGCTGAGAAGCACGAGATCTCTGGTCTGCTGAGTGCTCCGCACCAGGTGCCTGCAG GACCAGAAGAGGTGACATTATACAATGCAGAGAACACAAGG GGAATCCCCAGTGTCGCAGTTGAGCCGATGCCTGGGGAGGTCGCAGAGGAGGAGGCCACAGACCGGCACTTGAGGCCCAGGCAGGAGGAGAGCAGGGAGGCCGCCCAGCTGAGACGGGAGCTGAGTCTGAGAGGGAGGCGGTGCGAGACCCTGGCCAGGGAGGTCGATGCCCTGCGAGGCAGGCTGAGGCAGCAGGCCGGGGCTCTGCAGGCCGTGCTGGAGCAGGAGGGGGAGGGAGGTGGAGAGGGAGAGGCGGAGGAGCTCCTGGAGAGGCTGGCCGCACTCCTgcgggagaggagagggagcaAGGGGAGTCCGAGGAGGCCGGAGGACGTGAGGAGGGAAGTGGAAGTGAAGAGGAGGAAGAAAAGAGAG AGCGTGGAGGAGGAGCGCCTGGAGGCGGCGCAGAGGCTGGAGGAGGCCCTGGAGGGCAAGAGTAGCGCGGAGAGGCGGCTGGCCGAGATCGAGGGCCACCTGGAGAACATGCGGGCCGTGCTGGGGCAGTACGAGACGCGCAAGAGGATGCAGAGCACCGTCATCGCCGACCTGGAGGGGCAG ATCTCCGAGTCGGCGGTGGAGAAGGAGGCGCTGGAGTCGAGGCTGCAGGAGCTGGAGCGGACCCTGCAGGAAGAGAGGCAGCGGGCTCAGGGCAGCGTGCCCGGGGGGCAGCTGGAGAGAGGCAGGCAGGTGCTGGGGGGCACCATCGCGGAGCTGAGGGCGCTGCTGAGGGAGGTGAGGCAGAGCTACCGCGAGGCCGTCGGCGAGCGCGTGTCGAGGCGGAGGCTCAGCGAGGCACTGCAGGGGGAGCTGGACAGGCTCAAG GGAAAACTGGGGTCCGACTACGTCTCACTGGAGGACCACCAGCGGTGCAAGGCATCGTGGGAGACCACCGTGCAGGAGCTGGAGCGGCTGACGCTGAAGCTCACGGCGCAGAACCAGCGCCTGCGCGGCGAGCTGGGGCGCCGGAGCCCCAAAACCGACGGGCCGGAGCCGGCCCACCCCCGGCGCCGGCAGGACCGATCCTCGCGCCCCGTCTCCGTGGGCGACTTCGGCAACGCCCAGGCTGTCCCGGGCCAGATGCGGCCCTGGAAGTCGGAGAAGGGGCTGTGGGAGGGGCCGAATGGAACGGGGCCGGGGAACGGGGAGAAATTCATTCTGCACGGCCTGGCGGTGTACCCCCAGTTCTCCCCCCGAGCCAGCGACCTCAGAGCCAGTCTGGGACCCCCGACTGGAGCTCCCTTCCCCGCCCCCGGAGGAGAATCCGGGCTCTGGCGGAAGCGGATGGGCCGGATTTTCCAGCCCCTCTCTCCGGAAAGCCCGGGGGGCGCCCCCGAGTCCACGCCGGCCCCCGCAGGCAGCCAGGACTACTGCCGGGACGAGGGCCAGCGCCGGTCCCCCACCGGCGGCGCCGAGGGAGAGCTCGCGGAGGAGCAGCGGAGACGAGCGGTGTCGCAGCTGGAGGAGGACCTGGCCGGAGAGAAGGAG GTCTCCGGGAAGCTGCGGGCCAGGCTGGAGCGGCAGGACGCCGAGATCCGAGCCCTGGGGGACTGCTTCCCCCCCGACCCCCAGGAGGCAcaggaggaaggggggggggaCGGCTCGGGGACGGGGTTCCAGTCGCGGGCGGTGGAGGCGCTGTTCGTCAAGGTCCGCGGCCTGGTTCAGAGGCACCAGGAGGCCCAGGCGGTGCTGCGGGCCCAGGCGGCCCAGCTGGCGGAGCTGGCCGAGGCCCGGCGCCGGCCCCCCGCCCCGGAGCAGGCCGGCGGGGGGGAGACGATCAGCAGGGCGGAGCACCAGCGGGCCGTGGCCGGCCTGGAGAGGGAGCTGGGCGGCCTGCGCGCCGAGGTGGAGGGCTTGACGGGGGACCTGGGCCGGAGGAAGGCCGAGGTGGGCCGCCTGCAGGCCGAGGTGCGCGGCCTGGAGGCGCGGGGGCGGAGCCAGCTGGCGGAGGCCGAGGGGCAGGCGGCCGCCCGGCAGGGGGAGCTGAGGCGCCTGTCCGCCCAGTGCGAGGCCGCGCGGCGGGAGGCGGCCGAGGAGAGGCGGCGGGGCGCGGAGCTGGGCGGCCGCGTGGCGGCCCTGGAGGCGCGGCTGGGGGAGAGGGAGCGGGAGGCGCGCGGGCTGATGGAGAACGTGCTGCTGCTCCGCTCCAGGGAAGAGAAGCTCAGCAGGGCCTGCCAGGACAAGACCCACACG ATCAGTGTGCTGCAGTCAGAGCTGGAGACCCTGTCGACCCAGACAGCCTCCCTCAGAGAAGAGACGCGCTTGCTGAGGGAGCAGATCCAG GACGTCAGGAAACAACATCGGGACATAGTTTCAGTGTACAGGACTCACCTGCTGAGCGCAGCACAG GGAATGATGGACGAGGAGGTCTACTCCATGCTTCTGTGCATCCATGGCATGCAGAGAGAGGCTGTGTGCTGA
- the LOC107075450 gene encoding ankyrin repeat domain-containing protein 35 isoform X4 → MKRLFSCSAAPSATERWGKDDQKLLKAVDQGDVGKISAVLSRRSVRPTKLDEQGRSSFHLAASRGIVECLDLMLGQGVDTQARDTEGCSALHLAARYGQPESVKTLLQHNVPVDLTDNRGRTALHHAAISGCVSSVSLLCEHGVPLEASDQEGSTALMLAAAHRRRAVCEELARRGARLNAADGRGRTPLMLAAGAGCLDTVAGLLKLGADPTPLDQLGRDAVHYAREAEKHEISGLLSAPHQVPAGPEEVTLYNAENTRGIPSVAVEPMPGEVAEEEATDRHLRPRQEESREAAQLRRELSLRGRRCETLAREVDALRGRLRQQAGALQAVLEQEGEGGGEGEAEELLERLAALLRERRGSKGSPRRPEDVRREVEVKRRKKRESVEEERLEAAQRLEEALEGKSSAERRLAEIEGHLENMRAVLGQYETRKRMQSTVIADLEGQISESAVEKEALESRLQELERTLQEERQRAQGSVPGGQLERGRQVLGGTIAELRALLREGKLGSDYVSLEDHQRCKASWETTVQELERLTLKLTAQNQRLRGELGRRSPKTDGPEPAHPRRRQDRSSRPVSVGDFGNAQAVPGQMRPWKSEKGLWEGPNGTGPGNGEKFILHGLAVYPQFSPRASDLRASLGPPTGAPFPAPGGESGLWRKRMGRIFQPLSPESPGGAPESTPAPAGSQDYCRDEGQRRSPTGGAEGELAEEQRRRAVSQLEEDLAGEKEVSGKLRARLERQDAEIRALGDCFPPDPQEAQEEGGGDGSGTGFQSRAVEALFVKVRGLVQRHQEAQAVLRAQAAQLAELAEARRRPPAPEQAGGGETISRAEHQRAVAGLERELGGLRAEVEGLTGDLGRRKAEVGRLQAEVRGLEARGRSQLAEAEGQAAARQGELRRLSAQCEAARREAAEERRRGAELGGRVAALEARLGEREREARGLMENVLLLRSREEKLSRACQDKTHTISVLQSELETLSTQTASLREETRLLREQIQLEFPSLCKDVRKQHRDIVSVYRTHLLSAAQGMMDEEVYSMLLCIHGMQREAVC, encoded by the exons ATGAAGAGGCTGTTCTCGTGCTCGGCGGCGCCTTCGGCT ACAGAGCGGTGGGGCAAGGATGACCAGAAGCTTCTCAAGGCCGTGGACCAGGGTGATGTGGGGAAGATCTCGGCCGTCCTGTCCCGCCGGTCCGTACGCCCCACCAAGCTGGACGAGCAGGGTCGATCCTC GTTCCACCTGGCGGCATCCCGGGGGATTGTGGAGTGTCTGGACCTGATGCTGGGACAAGGAGTGGACACCCAGGCCAGAGACACAGAGG GATGCAGTGCTCTACACTTGGCAGCGAGGTACGGCCAGCCTGAAAGCGTGAAAACTCTGCTACAG CACAATGTGCCTGTGGACCTCACTGACAACAGGGGGCGCACTGCCCTGCACCATGCTG CAATTTCGGGGTGTGTCTCCTCGGTCAGTCTGCTTTGTGAACATGGAGTCCCCCTTGAGGCCAGCGACCAG GAGGGGAGCACCGCGCTGATGCTGGCGGCCGCGCACAGGCGGCGGGCAGTGTGCGAGGAGCTGGCACGCAGAGGGGCGCGCTTGAATGCTGCCGACGGGCGGGGCAG GACCCCACTGATGCTGGCAGCAGGTGCAGGGTGTTTGGACACAGTGGCCGGGCTGCTGAAGTTGGGTGCCGACCCCACACCCCTAGACCAGCTGGGTAGAGATGCTGTCCACTATGCCAGGGAGGCTGAGAAGCACGAGATCTCTGGTCTGCTGAGTGCTCCGCACCAGGTGCCTGCAG GACCAGAAGAGGTGACATTATACAATGCAGAGAACACAAGG GGAATCCCCAGTGTCGCAGTTGAGCCGATGCCTGGGGAGGTCGCAGAGGAGGAGGCCACAGACCGGCACTTGAGGCCCAGGCAGGAGGAGAGCAGGGAGGCCGCCCAGCTGAGACGGGAGCTGAGTCTGAGAGGGAGGCGGTGCGAGACCCTGGCCAGGGAGGTCGATGCCCTGCGAGGCAGGCTGAGGCAGCAGGCCGGGGCTCTGCAGGCCGTGCTGGAGCAGGAGGGGGAGGGAGGTGGAGAGGGAGAGGCGGAGGAGCTCCTGGAGAGGCTGGCCGCACTCCTgcgggagaggagagggagcaAGGGGAGTCCGAGGAGGCCGGAGGACGTGAGGAGGGAAGTGGAAGTGAAGAGGAGGAAGAAAAGAGAG AGCGTGGAGGAGGAGCGCCTGGAGGCGGCGCAGAGGCTGGAGGAGGCCCTGGAGGGCAAGAGTAGCGCGGAGAGGCGGCTGGCCGAGATCGAGGGCCACCTGGAGAACATGCGGGCCGTGCTGGGGCAGTACGAGACGCGCAAGAGGATGCAGAGCACCGTCATCGCCGACCTGGAGGGGCAG ATCTCCGAGTCGGCGGTGGAGAAGGAGGCGCTGGAGTCGAGGCTGCAGGAGCTGGAGCGGACCCTGCAGGAAGAGAGGCAGCGGGCTCAGGGCAGCGTGCCCGGGGGGCAGCTGGAGAGAGGCAGGCAGGTGCTGGGGGGCACCATCGCGGAGCTGAGGGCGCTGCTGAGGGAG GGAAAACTGGGGTCCGACTACGTCTCACTGGAGGACCACCAGCGGTGCAAGGCATCGTGGGAGACCACCGTGCAGGAGCTGGAGCGGCTGACGCTGAAGCTCACGGCGCAGAACCAGCGCCTGCGCGGCGAGCTGGGGCGCCGGAGCCCCAAAACCGACGGGCCGGAGCCGGCCCACCCCCGGCGCCGGCAGGACCGATCCTCGCGCCCCGTCTCCGTGGGCGACTTCGGCAACGCCCAGGCTGTCCCGGGCCAGATGCGGCCCTGGAAGTCGGAGAAGGGGCTGTGGGAGGGGCCGAATGGAACGGGGCCGGGGAACGGGGAGAAATTCATTCTGCACGGCCTGGCGGTGTACCCCCAGTTCTCCCCCCGAGCCAGCGACCTCAGAGCCAGTCTGGGACCCCCGACTGGAGCTCCCTTCCCCGCCCCCGGAGGAGAATCCGGGCTCTGGCGGAAGCGGATGGGCCGGATTTTCCAGCCCCTCTCTCCGGAAAGCCCGGGGGGCGCCCCCGAGTCCACGCCGGCCCCCGCAGGCAGCCAGGACTACTGCCGGGACGAGGGCCAGCGCCGGTCCCCCACCGGCGGCGCCGAGGGAGAGCTCGCGGAGGAGCAGCGGAGACGAGCGGTGTCGCAGCTGGAGGAGGACCTGGCCGGAGAGAAGGAG GTCTCCGGGAAGCTGCGGGCCAGGCTGGAGCGGCAGGACGCCGAGATCCGAGCCCTGGGGGACTGCTTCCCCCCCGACCCCCAGGAGGCAcaggaggaaggggggggggaCGGCTCGGGGACGGGGTTCCAGTCGCGGGCGGTGGAGGCGCTGTTCGTCAAGGTCCGCGGCCTGGTTCAGAGGCACCAGGAGGCCCAGGCGGTGCTGCGGGCCCAGGCGGCCCAGCTGGCGGAGCTGGCCGAGGCCCGGCGCCGGCCCCCCGCCCCGGAGCAGGCCGGCGGGGGGGAGACGATCAGCAGGGCGGAGCACCAGCGGGCCGTGGCCGGCCTGGAGAGGGAGCTGGGCGGCCTGCGCGCCGAGGTGGAGGGCTTGACGGGGGACCTGGGCCGGAGGAAGGCCGAGGTGGGCCGCCTGCAGGCCGAGGTGCGCGGCCTGGAGGCGCGGGGGCGGAGCCAGCTGGCGGAGGCCGAGGGGCAGGCGGCCGCCCGGCAGGGGGAGCTGAGGCGCCTGTCCGCCCAGTGCGAGGCCGCGCGGCGGGAGGCGGCCGAGGAGAGGCGGCGGGGCGCGGAGCTGGGCGGCCGCGTGGCGGCCCTGGAGGCGCGGCTGGGGGAGAGGGAGCGGGAGGCGCGCGGGCTGATGGAGAACGTGCTGCTGCTCCGCTCCAGGGAAGAGAAGCTCAGCAGGGCCTGCCAGGACAAGACCCACACG ATCAGTGTGCTGCAGTCAGAGCTGGAGACCCTGTCGACCCAGACAGCCTCCCTCAGAGAAGAGACGCGCTTGCTGAGGGAGCAGATCCAG CTGGAATTTCCCTCTCTTTGCAAGGACGTCAGGAAACAACATCGGGACATAGTTTCAGTGTACAGGACTCACCTGCTGAGCGCAGCACAG GGAATGATGGACGAGGAGGTCTACTCCATGCTTCTGTGCATCCATGGCATGCAGAGAGAGGCTGTGTGCTGA
- the LOC107075450 gene encoding ankyrin repeat domain-containing protein 35 isoform X1 — translation MKRLFSCSAAPSATERWGKDDQKLLKAVDQGDVGKISAVLSRRSVRPTKLDEQGRSSFHLAASRGIVECLDLMLGQGVDTQARDTEGCSALHLAARYGQPESVKTLLQHNVPVDLTDNRGRTALHHAAISGCVSSVSLLCEHGVPLEASDQEGSTALMLAAAHRRRAVCEELARRGARLNAADGRGRTPLMLAAGAGCLDTVAGLLKLGADPTPLDQLGRDAVHYAREAEKHEISGLLSAPHQVPAGPEEVTLYNAENTRGIPSVAVEPMPGEVAEEEATDRHLRPRQEESREAAQLRRELSLRGRRCETLAREVDALRGRLRQQAGALQAVLEQEGEGGGEGEAEELLERLAALLRERRGSKGSPRRPEDVRREVEVKRRKKRESVEEERLEAAQRLEEALEGKSSAERRLAEIEGHLENMRAVLGQYETRKRMQSTVIADLEGQISESAVEKEALESRLQELERTLQEERQRAQGSVPGGQLERGRQVLGGTIAELRALLREVRQSYREAVGERVSRRRLSEALQGELDRLKGKLGSDYVSLEDHQRCKASWETTVQELERLTLKLTAQNQRLRGELGRRSPKTDGPEPAHPRRRQDRSSRPVSVGDFGNAQAVPGQMRPWKSEKGLWEGPNGTGPGNGEKFILHGLAVYPQFSPRASDLRASLGPPTGAPFPAPGGESGLWRKRMGRIFQPLSPESPGGAPESTPAPAGSQDYCRDEGQRRSPTGGAEGELAEEQRRRAVSQLEEDLAGEKEVSGKLRARLERQDAEIRALGDCFPPDPQEAQEEGGGDGSGTGFQSRAVEALFVKVRGLVQRHQEAQAVLRAQAAQLAELAEARRRPPAPEQAGGGETISRAEHQRAVAGLERELGGLRAEVEGLTGDLGRRKAEVGRLQAEVRGLEARGRSQLAEAEGQAAARQGELRRLSAQCEAARREAAEERRRGAELGGRVAALEARLGEREREARGLMENVLLLRSREEKLSRACQDKTHTISVLQSELETLSTQTASLREETRLLREQIQLEFPSLCKDVRKQHRDIVSVYRTHLLSAAQGMMDEEVYSMLLCIHGMQREAVC, via the exons ATGAAGAGGCTGTTCTCGTGCTCGGCGGCGCCTTCGGCT ACAGAGCGGTGGGGCAAGGATGACCAGAAGCTTCTCAAGGCCGTGGACCAGGGTGATGTGGGGAAGATCTCGGCCGTCCTGTCCCGCCGGTCCGTACGCCCCACCAAGCTGGACGAGCAGGGTCGATCCTC GTTCCACCTGGCGGCATCCCGGGGGATTGTGGAGTGTCTGGACCTGATGCTGGGACAAGGAGTGGACACCCAGGCCAGAGACACAGAGG GATGCAGTGCTCTACACTTGGCAGCGAGGTACGGCCAGCCTGAAAGCGTGAAAACTCTGCTACAG CACAATGTGCCTGTGGACCTCACTGACAACAGGGGGCGCACTGCCCTGCACCATGCTG CAATTTCGGGGTGTGTCTCCTCGGTCAGTCTGCTTTGTGAACATGGAGTCCCCCTTGAGGCCAGCGACCAG GAGGGGAGCACCGCGCTGATGCTGGCGGCCGCGCACAGGCGGCGGGCAGTGTGCGAGGAGCTGGCACGCAGAGGGGCGCGCTTGAATGCTGCCGACGGGCGGGGCAG GACCCCACTGATGCTGGCAGCAGGTGCAGGGTGTTTGGACACAGTGGCCGGGCTGCTGAAGTTGGGTGCCGACCCCACACCCCTAGACCAGCTGGGTAGAGATGCTGTCCACTATGCCAGGGAGGCTGAGAAGCACGAGATCTCTGGTCTGCTGAGTGCTCCGCACCAGGTGCCTGCAG GACCAGAAGAGGTGACATTATACAATGCAGAGAACACAAGG GGAATCCCCAGTGTCGCAGTTGAGCCGATGCCTGGGGAGGTCGCAGAGGAGGAGGCCACAGACCGGCACTTGAGGCCCAGGCAGGAGGAGAGCAGGGAGGCCGCCCAGCTGAGACGGGAGCTGAGTCTGAGAGGGAGGCGGTGCGAGACCCTGGCCAGGGAGGTCGATGCCCTGCGAGGCAGGCTGAGGCAGCAGGCCGGGGCTCTGCAGGCCGTGCTGGAGCAGGAGGGGGAGGGAGGTGGAGAGGGAGAGGCGGAGGAGCTCCTGGAGAGGCTGGCCGCACTCCTgcgggagaggagagggagcaAGGGGAGTCCGAGGAGGCCGGAGGACGTGAGGAGGGAAGTGGAAGTGAAGAGGAGGAAGAAAAGAGAG AGCGTGGAGGAGGAGCGCCTGGAGGCGGCGCAGAGGCTGGAGGAGGCCCTGGAGGGCAAGAGTAGCGCGGAGAGGCGGCTGGCCGAGATCGAGGGCCACCTGGAGAACATGCGGGCCGTGCTGGGGCAGTACGAGACGCGCAAGAGGATGCAGAGCACCGTCATCGCCGACCTGGAGGGGCAG ATCTCCGAGTCGGCGGTGGAGAAGGAGGCGCTGGAGTCGAGGCTGCAGGAGCTGGAGCGGACCCTGCAGGAAGAGAGGCAGCGGGCTCAGGGCAGCGTGCCCGGGGGGCAGCTGGAGAGAGGCAGGCAGGTGCTGGGGGGCACCATCGCGGAGCTGAGGGCGCTGCTGAGGGAGGTGAGGCAGAGCTACCGCGAGGCCGTCGGCGAGCGCGTGTCGAGGCGGAGGCTCAGCGAGGCACTGCAGGGGGAGCTGGACAGGCTCAAG GGAAAACTGGGGTCCGACTACGTCTCACTGGAGGACCACCAGCGGTGCAAGGCATCGTGGGAGACCACCGTGCAGGAGCTGGAGCGGCTGACGCTGAAGCTCACGGCGCAGAACCAGCGCCTGCGCGGCGAGCTGGGGCGCCGGAGCCCCAAAACCGACGGGCCGGAGCCGGCCCACCCCCGGCGCCGGCAGGACCGATCCTCGCGCCCCGTCTCCGTGGGCGACTTCGGCAACGCCCAGGCTGTCCCGGGCCAGATGCGGCCCTGGAAGTCGGAGAAGGGGCTGTGGGAGGGGCCGAATGGAACGGGGCCGGGGAACGGGGAGAAATTCATTCTGCACGGCCTGGCGGTGTACCCCCAGTTCTCCCCCCGAGCCAGCGACCTCAGAGCCAGTCTGGGACCCCCGACTGGAGCTCCCTTCCCCGCCCCCGGAGGAGAATCCGGGCTCTGGCGGAAGCGGATGGGCCGGATTTTCCAGCCCCTCTCTCCGGAAAGCCCGGGGGGCGCCCCCGAGTCCACGCCGGCCCCCGCAGGCAGCCAGGACTACTGCCGGGACGAGGGCCAGCGCCGGTCCCCCACCGGCGGCGCCGAGGGAGAGCTCGCGGAGGAGCAGCGGAGACGAGCGGTGTCGCAGCTGGAGGAGGACCTGGCCGGAGAGAAGGAG GTCTCCGGGAAGCTGCGGGCCAGGCTGGAGCGGCAGGACGCCGAGATCCGAGCCCTGGGGGACTGCTTCCCCCCCGACCCCCAGGAGGCAcaggaggaaggggggggggaCGGCTCGGGGACGGGGTTCCAGTCGCGGGCGGTGGAGGCGCTGTTCGTCAAGGTCCGCGGCCTGGTTCAGAGGCACCAGGAGGCCCAGGCGGTGCTGCGGGCCCAGGCGGCCCAGCTGGCGGAGCTGGCCGAGGCCCGGCGCCGGCCCCCCGCCCCGGAGCAGGCCGGCGGGGGGGAGACGATCAGCAGGGCGGAGCACCAGCGGGCCGTGGCCGGCCTGGAGAGGGAGCTGGGCGGCCTGCGCGCCGAGGTGGAGGGCTTGACGGGGGACCTGGGCCGGAGGAAGGCCGAGGTGGGCCGCCTGCAGGCCGAGGTGCGCGGCCTGGAGGCGCGGGGGCGGAGCCAGCTGGCGGAGGCCGAGGGGCAGGCGGCCGCCCGGCAGGGGGAGCTGAGGCGCCTGTCCGCCCAGTGCGAGGCCGCGCGGCGGGAGGCGGCCGAGGAGAGGCGGCGGGGCGCGGAGCTGGGCGGCCGCGTGGCGGCCCTGGAGGCGCGGCTGGGGGAGAGGGAGCGGGAGGCGCGCGGGCTGATGGAGAACGTGCTGCTGCTCCGCTCCAGGGAAGAGAAGCTCAGCAGGGCCTGCCAGGACAAGACCCACACG ATCAGTGTGCTGCAGTCAGAGCTGGAGACCCTGTCGACCCAGACAGCCTCCCTCAGAGAAGAGACGCGCTTGCTGAGGGAGCAGATCCAG CTGGAATTTCCCTCTCTTTGCAAGGACGTCAGGAAACAACATCGGGACATAGTTTCAGTGTACAGGACTCACCTGCTGAGCGCAGCACAG GGAATGATGGACGAGGAGGTCTACTCCATGCTTCTGTGCATCCATGGCATGCAGAGAGAGGCTGTGTGCTGA